The following proteins are co-located in the Candidatus Dormiibacterota bacterium genome:
- a CDS encoding ABC transporter ATP-binding protein, with product MTTAVAAAGVGTATRAGVEVRLENLQRRYAGVTALDGLSLTMAPGELVALLGPSGCGKTTALRLVAGLEQADSGRVVVGGEDVTGQPTNKRDVGMVFQAYSLFPHMTAWQNVAFGLQMRKVGADRRRQRAGEMLDLVGLSGFANRFAHQLSGGQQQRVALARALAIQPKVLLLDEPLSALDAKVRARLRDEIRRVQLEVGITTLFVTHDQEEALAIADRVGVMHSGRIEQLGPPTTIYSRPATPFVAEFVGLTNRLPGVVRGGEVEVRGARLPLVQPDAAEGPAIALVRTEAVTIASDGEAAT from the coding sequence GTGACGACTGCGGTCGCGGCCGCCGGGGTGGGGACCGCCACGCGCGCTGGTGTCGAGGTTCGACTCGAGAACCTCCAGCGTCGCTACGCGGGGGTGACCGCGCTCGACGGCTTGAGTCTGACCATGGCCCCGGGCGAGCTGGTCGCCCTGCTCGGGCCATCCGGCTGTGGCAAAACGACGGCGCTGCGGCTGGTCGCGGGTCTGGAGCAAGCCGACAGCGGACGGGTGGTGGTCGGCGGTGAGGACGTCACCGGGCAGCCGACCAACAAGCGCGATGTCGGCATGGTGTTCCAGGCGTATTCGCTGTTTCCGCATATGACGGCCTGGCAGAACGTGGCGTTCGGCCTGCAGATGCGCAAGGTGGGCGCCGACCGGCGGCGCCAGCGGGCGGGCGAAATGCTCGACCTCGTCGGGCTGTCCGGATTCGCTAATCGGTTCGCCCATCAGTTGTCCGGCGGCCAGCAGCAGCGCGTGGCGCTCGCTCGGGCGCTCGCGATCCAGCCGAAGGTCCTGCTGCTCGATGAGCCGTTATCCGCACTCGACGCCAAGGTTCGGGCACGGCTGCGCGACGAGATCCGTCGGGTGCAGCTCGAGGTCGGGATCACCACCCTGTTTGTGACCCACGACCAGGAGGAAGCGCTGGCCATCGCCGACCGCGTGGGGGTGATGCACTCGGGTCGGATCGAGCAGCTGGGACCGCCGACGACGATCTACTCGCGGCCGGCGACGCCCTTCGTCGCCGAGTTCGTCGGCCTCACCAATCGTCTTCCCGGCGTCGTGCGGGGCGGGGAGGTCGAAGTGCGCGGCGCGAGGCTGCCCCTGGTCCAGCCCGACGCCGCCGAGGGGCCGGCGATTGCGCTGGTGCGCACCGAAGCGGTGACGATCGCGAGCGACGGCGAGGCTGCCACC